AAGCTGCGACTGAACGCATTCAAGTGCTCATTTGGAGTGGGATcggggaaattccttggctacatggtaacccacCGGGGGATcgaggttaaccctgaccagataagggccattcatagtatgcaacctcctcggaatcccaaagatgtccagaagcttaccggcatgatagcagctttaaaccgtttcatctcccgctcagcgGATAGATGCAGACcctttttcctcctattgcacaagtggaagggtttcgagtggactgaagagtgtgatttagcattccaacagctcaaggaataccttgCCCGACCtccgatcatgtccagtcccgaggCCGATGAGGTGCTGTATGCATACATCGCAGTCGCCGATCATGCGGTAAGCCTAGTACTAatccgagaggacaacggcacgcagcggcccgtgtattacgtaagcaagtcgctacaggaggcagagacccagtacctccccctcgaaaaggcaatattggctgtcgtgcaagctacaaagaagcttccccactattttcaggcacatacagtGGTTGTGCTAACCTAACTTCCATTGAAATCAGTCCTCCGTAGCGCCGACTACACGGGGagaatagccaaatggggaaccatcttgagcgccttcgacattagatacatgccacgcaccgccataaaaggtcaagtcctcgccgatctggtagctgaatttgcggagccTACCTTGGAAGGGGTGCAAGTGTCGGGATCACCGAGTGACGATAGGAGATTGGTCAGCACGATTTCTCTGCAAGAACACGATAAGTGGAGAGCATACAtcgatggtgcagcaaaccaaaAGGGCTCCGGAGTGGGGCTCGTTCTAATCTCTCCCGAAGGTATAATCTTGGAAAAGTCGTTGAGACTGGGATTCCCagcaacgaataacgaagccgagtatgaggcactgCTGGAGGGGATGTCCATGATCCGGAGGTTGGGTGGGAAATGCGCGAGCATATTCTCGGTTTCGAGACTCATAGTGGGGCAAGTAaatggggaattggaggcgaaagatgaaagaatgcaGCGGTACCTTGCCCGAGCTAAACGCCTACAAGCCCACTTCGACGACTTCCGTTTAACGCATATACCCAGAAGCGGGAATACCCACGCCGATTCTCTGGCAACACTGGCCACATTCTCGGCTCAGCCCCTTTTGCGGGTTATTTTGGTCGAGGACCTCTGCCGCCCCACGGAAGAGGAGGCTAACGGTATTCGGGTACACATCGTCGGTGAGggaccaagctggatggaccctcttgtcCGATTCTTGAAGTACGATTCCTTACCGGACGACAAAGTCGAGGCCGACAAAATCAGGAGGAGAGCtcctcgattctggttgtccaAGGACTCCAAGCTTTACAGACGTTCATTCTcagggccatacttgctgtgtgtACACCCAGGGGCTACTGAACTCATTCTGGAGGAGTTGCACGAGGGGATTTGCGGAAGCCATACGGGGGgccggtccctctcccacagggctatgacgctgggttactggtggccgagcatgcataaggaggctctggaatatgtgaagaagtgtgaccaatgccaaaggttcgctCCGAATATACATCAGCCGGGTGGGGTACTTAACccattgtccagcccttggccattcgcacaatggggcctagacatattaggtccgttccccaaagctgccgggaacaagaagtttcttctcgtcggcactgattacttcacgaaatgggtcgaggctgaagcgctggcaaacattagggatgttgatgtcatgaagtttatctggaaaaaCATCGTCACACGGTTCGGTACCCCAcacaccctaatctcggacaatggcctgCAATTTGATGGCAAggcctttagggaatattgcAGTGAACTGGGGATTGTCAACAGATACTCTACACCAGCCTATCCGCAGGGTAACAGACAAGCAGAGgcaatcaacaaaaccatagtgaatgggctgaagaggaggttggacgacgtgaaagggaggtgggttgaagagctcGCCCATGTCTTGTGAACGTATCGCACCACGCCCCGCcgatccacgggagaaacccccttttcgttgacctactgggccgaggccgtcatcccattagagataaactttccctccCAGAGGACTGCTACATTCGACCCCATTGCTAACAACGGGCTTCTAGAAAAAAGCCTGGACCTCTtggaagagagaagagattgCGCGATGGTGCATCTAGCTCAGTATCAACAAAAGCTCAAGCAGGGCtatgacgccaaggtgaagtcgaGACCCTTGACGCCTGGGGAcctagtgctgaggaaagtcctgggcaACGCGAGGAACCCTGCATAGGGAAAGCTCGGACCAAACTGGGAGGGTCCATACCGTATCACCTCGGTGGCTGGCATTGGAGCgtactttttggaagacttggacgaacgtgtagtgccacgtccatggaatgtaaataacctgaaaaggtacttttattaatgaaaaatactttaCTTGATGTCGTTTTACTGTACAATtatctcaataagtgttaaacagaacccaagtcctacatggctcctcggaccacagacttgggggaaattaaccacacaattatctcagtaagtgttaaacagaacccaagtcctgcatggctcctcggaccacagacttgggggaaattaaccacgcaacgattctcagtaagtgttaaacagaacccaagtcctgcatggctcctcggaccacagacttgggggaaattaaccacgcaacgattctcagtaagtgttaaacagaacccaagtcctgcatggctcctcggaccacagacttgggggaaattaaccacacaattatttcaataagtgttaaacagaacccaagtcctgcatggctcctcagaccacagacttgggggaaattaaccacgcaacgattctcagtaagtgttaaacagaactcaagtcctgcatggctcctcggaccacagacttgggggaaattaaccacacaattatctcagtaagtgttaaacagaacccaagttctgcatggctcctcggaccacagatttgggggaaattaaccacacaattatctcagtaagtgttaaacagaacccaagtcctacatggctcctcggaccacagatttgggggaaattaaccacacaattatctcaataagtgttaaacagaacccaagtcctgcatggctcctcggaccacagacttgggggaaattaaccacgcaacgactCTCAGTAAGTTTTAACCATTTGTGATTCTCAAAAGCGTTAAAGGGAGCCCAAGTCCTGCACGGATTCTTACAAAGTGTCGCCATTCTAACGTATTCATTCATTATTGCTTGACTTTCAGcaataaaaaggcaaaaaccaatatccattcatgatgaaaacagaATAGAATAAAGCAGCGATATATGTAATGAAATAACTTTTGTCATATAATGTTCAAAGTAACTCAGTTCAGAAATATTAGCGAGGATTAAACAAAACGAAGTACAAAAAGCAAAACAGACGAATTCCTATTCCACGTCCCTAAGGGCCCTGAGTCGGGCAGGCTGATCATCCGCTGCTGGGTTCTCCGAGGCGATCTCCTGGGCCTGGGCAAGGATCTCGCTGATGCGAAGACTGTCCTCAGGTGACTAGCCCTGCGTAGCTTGCTCCGTGCCCCCAGTCTCGGGAATGGAGGAATCTGCTGGAAGAGGCTCAGTGGAGGCGACCTCGCCAGGAATCTCACGTATTTCCGCAgggaaaaagatgttctcagctttcctgagatcagaatctgcGGGGACGGCTGCCCGATCCATGGCCAATCCCCAGGTCGAGGTGACGTATTCCCTGCAAACGATGGCAACTTCCTCGGCCAGTCTCTCCTCAATATCGTGAACTCCACGTTCATACGAAGCCGCCACAGCCTTCTCGGCAACCTCCCTGGACAAGCGAGTTTCCTCCTTGGTCCTTGCAAGCTCAACCTTAAGCTCCGAAACCGCCTGTTGCTCCGCTGACAGTCTTTCCTCAGAGTGACGGAGCTGCTTGCGCAGCTCGTCGGCTTGCTTTTCAgcattcttcaggccagcctctgCATTCGCATTGGCCTTCTTCACCTCTTTTAGCTCATTATCCTGACGATCAAGATCTCGTTTGAGATCGCCAGCGGCCCTCTCAGCCGCAGCACGGGACTAAGCCTCCCTATGCATATCCTCACGGgccttcttggcccactcctcagcaacataaatttgttggGTGACCTGCGCTTGGACGAAAATGAAGACGATACCAAGATAAGACAATAAGAAGGTTCTCAACACAAAGACaagatagaagattccacttaccacagccatgtccctcttcagtgacatgaaaagttCTGGCTGACGAATCTTCCTAAGGCCTTCCATATCACGGGGcaagagaagaggctgctgcagCGCCTCGGCCATGAACGAAGATTGCTCTCGCTGGGACTCCCATAGGGTCACATCCCAGAGGATTGGAGCGCCATCTAGctcgatccgaggagaccatGTTCGTGGTCCCCTCAGAGTGGCCGCCTCATCTCGGCTCTCAGTGGACCTGGTCCTTTTCTCTCGGGGCTCTTTTgtttccttgcccttctttttaggcccggCTTTCTCACGGgcaacctctccctcctccgtctcttctacaggcctttttcgccttaggTTAGGCATAGGCTTCAGCGCCGCACCCGACgagggagggggaggaggagCGGGGGCTTTGGGGACGGTCTGTCCCTTCGAGACTTCCATGGAGGTCTGCCCTTTGGACCTGTTGGATAGAAGACCCCTGAGGCCAGTCCTCGGTTGgaggtccattccttcttcttcttctgtgtccTCGCTGATATCAGGTTGTGCGATGACCAAACCAGTACCAGGAGCCGCTGAGGCACGATCTAAATCAGCGTCAGAGTCGGAGATCTCTACTACTCTAACCGAAGCCTCCCCTTCTTCAGTAAATTGGaactggtctatctgatcctctaaggatgaatgtgAAGAGCCGGCCTCCTCCTCTGGGATAACTACTGGGGGAAAGACACGTTGGGGGGGTAACTGAATAGGAGGCAAGTCTGTATCAGCGAGGAACCCTGGTATGGAAACGTCAATCCTTGCTAATCTCGGACTACCGGCCCTTATAACTT
The sequence above is drawn from the Quercus robur chromosome 7, dhQueRobu3.1, whole genome shotgun sequence genome and encodes:
- the LOC126691264 gene encoding uncharacterized protein LOC126691264, whose translation is MESDEDENPKSDPIQYKLKPNYEVEAGQVIRAGSPRLARIDVSIPGFLADTDLPPIQLPPQRVFPPVVIPEEEAGSSHSSLEDQIDQFQFTEEGEASVRVVEISDSDADLDRASAAPGTGLVIAQPDISEDTEEEEGMDLQPRTGLRGLLSNRSKGQTSMEVSKGQTVPKAPAPPPPPSSGAALKPMPNLRRKRPVEETEEGEVAREKAGPKKKGKETKEPREKRTRSTESRDEAATLRGPRTWSPRIELDGAPILWDVTLWESQREQSSFMAEALQQPLLLPRDMEGLRKIRQPELFMAAGDLKRDLDRQDNELKEVKKANANAEAGLKNAEKQADELRKQLRHSEERLSAEQQAVSELKVELARTKEETRLSREVAEKAVAASYERGVHDIEERLAEEVAIVCREYVTSTWGLAMDRAAVPADSDLRKAENIFFPAEIREIPGEVASTEPLPADSSIPETGGTEQATQG